From a single Streptomyces sp. NBC_00377 genomic region:
- a CDS encoding toxic anion resistance protein: MTEDTFTLTPPEAVAAVPREKAGGLVPVDDSVRTDMASKAAAYVEGLAALDARSPEFAGKVGEITALGAGEMRTAAAQSNRMLERTIRSLPDKGGDAQSQVAGSLVELRRVVEDLDPRDLPASRGRKFLSRLPGGNKLRDHVAKYASAQGTLNRIVGSLRGGQDELRRDNAALQTERVRLWETMGKLQEYVVLTDALDSAVGQRIATAEATDPERADHLRADVLFPVRQKHQDLLTQLAVCAQGYLAMDVVRRNNDELIKGVDRAATTTVAALRISVMLASALDHQKKVIEQVKALRGTTEDLIRGNAEMLATQSGEIQRIAADPAVGAETLRSAFQQIYRTLDAIDTYKVQATEAMAVTVENLTAELQEASGYLDRSRSRGALEGGPA, translated from the coding sequence ATGACAGAAGACACCTTCACCCTCACGCCGCCCGAGGCCGTCGCCGCCGTGCCGCGCGAGAAGGCCGGCGGACTCGTCCCCGTCGACGACTCCGTCCGTACGGACATGGCCTCGAAGGCGGCCGCGTACGTCGAGGGGCTCGCCGCCCTCGACGCACGCTCGCCCGAGTTCGCCGGCAAGGTCGGCGAGATCACCGCGCTGGGCGCCGGCGAGATGCGCACGGCCGCCGCGCAGTCCAACCGCATGCTGGAGCGGACCATCAGGAGCCTGCCCGACAAGGGCGGGGACGCCCAGTCGCAGGTCGCGGGCTCGCTCGTGGAGCTGCGGCGGGTGGTCGAGGACCTGGACCCCCGCGACCTGCCGGCGTCCAGGGGACGGAAGTTCCTGTCCCGTCTGCCGGGCGGCAACAAGCTGCGCGACCACGTGGCGAAGTACGCCTCCGCACAGGGCACCCTCAACAGGATCGTTGGCTCGCTGCGCGGCGGCCAGGACGAACTGCGCCGTGACAACGCCGCCTTGCAGACCGAGCGGGTCCGCCTCTGGGAGACGATGGGCAAGCTCCAGGAGTACGTCGTCCTGACCGACGCCCTGGACTCGGCGGTCGGGCAGCGGATCGCCACCGCCGAGGCCACCGACCCCGAGCGGGCCGACCACCTGCGCGCCGACGTCCTCTTCCCGGTCCGGCAGAAGCACCAGGACCTGCTGACCCAGCTCGCGGTCTGCGCGCAGGGCTACCTCGCCATGGACGTCGTACGCCGCAACAACGACGAGCTGATCAAGGGCGTCGACCGGGCCGCGACGACCACCGTCGCGGCGCTGCGCATCTCGGTCATGCTGGCCTCCGCGCTCGACCACCAGAAGAAGGTGATCGAGCAGGTCAAGGCCTTGCGCGGGACCACGGAGGACCTCATCCGGGGCAACGCGGAGATGCTCGCGACCCAGAGCGGGGAGATCCAGCGCATCGCCGCCGACCCGGCGGTCGGCGCGGAGACCCTGCGGTCCGCGTTCCAGCAGATCTACCGCACCCTCGACGCCATCGACACCTACAAGGTGCAGGCGACCGAGGCGATGGCGGTGACCGTGGAGAACCTGACGGCCGAGCTCCAGGAGGCGAGCGGCTACCTGGACCGCAGCCGCTCGCGGGGCGCCCTGGAAGGCGGGCCGGCATGA
- a CDS encoding substrate-binding domain-containing protein has protein sequence MRRIAGIVLAVLLTAGVVVAVVAGRSDEDKGTATKTVRMVIGSEKAEFFTDPDVVKALAAKGYTVEAETSGSWAMEGLDLKGYDLAFPSSQAPATELAAKYAVRGTLPRPFYSPLVVVAHKNAAGVLAGNGLATLDAEHRGTLRMDAYLAAARADRTWQQLKGADKYGELTGTLYLSSTDPETSSSGALYLAATSYVANGGKVVASQAEVERTAPLLHKLVSVQGAQQSSTDAAFRDFVSGAGNPLVLVYESQVASLLADGQQPDDLVVLYPDTTVNSDHTAVPLTENGGALARLLSTDPQVRRLEIRHGFRPQGVAAEFASATTYLKQQLTGVRQAPVPTSAVLHELARRARG, from the coding sequence GTGAGACGAATCGCAGGAATCGTCCTCGCGGTGCTGCTGACGGCGGGTGTGGTGGTCGCCGTCGTCGCGGGCCGCAGCGATGAGGACAAGGGCACGGCAACGAAGACCGTGCGGATGGTGATCGGGTCGGAGAAGGCGGAGTTCTTCACCGACCCTGACGTGGTGAAGGCCCTCGCCGCCAAGGGCTACACCGTCGAGGCCGAGACCTCCGGGTCCTGGGCCATGGAGGGACTGGACCTCAAGGGGTACGACCTCGCCTTCCCCTCCAGCCAGGCGCCCGCCACCGAGCTGGCCGCGAAGTACGCGGTGCGGGGGACCCTCCCCCGCCCCTTCTACTCGCCGCTCGTCGTCGTGGCGCACAAGAACGCCGCCGGGGTGCTCGCGGGCAACGGCCTGGCCACGCTGGACGCCGAGCACCGCGGCACGCTGAGGATGGACGCCTATCTCGCCGCGGCCCGTGCCGACCGGACCTGGCAGCAGCTCAAGGGCGCCGACAAGTACGGGGAGTTGACCGGCACCCTCTACCTGTCCAGCACCGATCCGGAGACCTCCAGCTCCGGCGCCCTCTACCTGGCCGCCACGTCCTACGTGGCCAACGGCGGCAAGGTGGTCGCGAGCCAGGCCGAGGTCGAGCGGACGGCGCCCCTGCTGCACAAGCTGGTCAGCGTCCAGGGCGCCCAGCAGTCCAGCACGGACGCGGCCTTCCGGGACTTCGTCAGCGGCGCCGGCAACCCCCTCGTCCTGGTCTACGAGTCGCAGGTCGCCTCGCTCCTGGCGGACGGGCAGCAGCCGGACGACCTCGTCGTGCTCTACCCGGACACCACCGTCAACAGCGACCACACCGCCGTACCGCTGACCGAGAACGGTGGCGCTCTCGCCCGGCTCCTGTCCACGGACCCGCAGGTGCGCAGGCTGGAGATCCGGCACGGGTTCCGTCCGCAGGGCGTCGCCGCCGAGTTCGCCTCGGCCACCACCTACCTCAAGCAGCAACTGACCGGCGTCCGCCAGGCGCCCGTGCCCACCTCCGCGGTGCTGCACGAGCTGGCGCGACGGGCGCGCGGATAG